CTGACACTGCCCGAGGATTTCGAACCTCTGGAACTGCGTGTCGTGGCCAGGCGGGATGGATCGAATTCGGCGCAGGTTGAACGGACGTTCGACTGGGATGAATTAACGGAGAACTAATATGCTGGGTAAGAAAAAGCAGAAACAGAAACCACGGCGCCCGACCGGACACTTCGATACGCTGATTTCCTCCAAGGCGACAGTCCAGGGCGATGTGCATTTCTCTGGCGGCCTGCATGTGGATGGCAAGATTTGCGGTACGCTGATCGCCGACGAGGGCAGTGACGCGGTGCTGAGAATCTCCGAGGTGGGCACGGTTGAAGGTGATATCCGGGCACCCCATGTTATTGTTAACGGCACGGTGCACGGTGACGTGTATGCCTCTGCCCATCTTGAGCTGGCAGAGAATGCCGCAATCCATGGCAACGTCTATTACAATCTGATTGAGATGGCGATGGGAGCGTCGGTCAACGGTAACCTGGTTCATCAAAGTGAACCGGCGGGCCTTCTGACCCGAACGCCCCGCAGCGGAGACGGCTCCTATGA
This DNA window, taken from Marinobacter halotolerans, encodes the following:
- a CDS encoding bactofilin family protein: MLGKKKQKQKPRRPTGHFDTLISSKATVQGDVHFSGGLHVDGKICGTLIADEGSDAVLRISEVGTVEGDIRAPHVIVNGTVHGDVYASAHLELAENAAIHGNVYYNLIEMAMGASVNGNLVHQSEPAGLLTRTPRSGDGSYEDSEESAEVKVGEESDADATRE